In Brassica napus cultivar Da-Ae chromosome A3, Da-Ae, whole genome shotgun sequence, the sequence ATCTCATAAACATGAGTTCGACCCCTCTTGTGcaccttttttgttttgtttttatccaTTATATATGGACTTTGGACCCATTCTATTTTGTCCTTTTTAAAGTCCAAGCCATAAACAGCCAACTTTTAGTTTACTCTTATACATTAAAGTTTATAATTTGGTTTATGACCCAATTTAAATAAAATCCTGAGTGCACCATTGTATAAAAGCAATATGCTCGAATATTTAATAGTAAATGATTTATATCAAAGTAGtacatatatgattttttttatttttaaattatatatatatatatataatataattataataaatatgtattaataatttaattgcCTTAAATAGCCGGGATAATTTTAAGTTTACCACAAATTTGATATCCCTTTTcaagataatttttaaaagataatcaTTTCCATaaacaaattttcataaaaataaaaatgaccaaattatgtttattaaaGGATAAATGACAGTTATACATTTTCCTAGATATATACTATCTTTGTTccttaaaaatagtttttctacttttttttaaacatattaagaaaatacattaaatcacTTGATCTTTAAAAATGGGTATTAAGAAAAAGATGCATCATTGTTTTTGCAATTTtcactttccaataacttttaacgaatagtaattcaataaactcaaaattttttttttgaatatcacAATTTCTGCATAggaaatataaaacatcaatatttgtgaaacaattttttttaaaacatctaTCTAGTAGAACAGATGgtgtataaaataaataaatttttaaataataaaaaaattcattttttcaaaaaaaatttcaaaaaaaatttaggaaGCAATTTTTCTTTCGGTGATTTAggaataaattttttgaatgtATATGATATCTTCATGAATTTGAGTTATATGCAAATTTAGAAACACATTAAGTATAAAGGCAATTCTCATCAATATcactttttgtgtttttttaacCAAAGGGGCACACAAGAATGAAAATGACTAAAAGAAGTTtcattaaaatggtaaaatactCTTGTACCATTACTCTATGgatgtataaatataaataaataaataataaaaatactctgttttcttttttttttcaaaaataccttttcaattgaaaactttgtttttcattatttttaattctctttttattttatgttttgaaatccaaagtttctttttgaaactatttttaaaattattttaaatttaaatataaattttaaatataaattattatttttaaatcttaaaccccacacacaaactccactcttcaaatctaaatctaaagttatgtatttatttttttacctctttaataaatattttgcgACTCTTATGCTTTgtatatgtgataaaatattttttttttatcctaacATATTTCtaagtataatatattttaaaatgtaagaGACTATtgataaatatgtataatatcttcATAAATTTTAGGAATGCATTtctaaatatatgttttgaaaGATATtgatgaatatatatttatgaataccttaatgaatttaaattatactaGAGATTGATCCGCGCATCCGTGTGGATATTggttcttacatttttatatattgatattttttttttcataattaatgttatatattctaGATGGATCGtgataaaactaattttattcaaaagacATGGACCGAATCaagtaatataattattttttgtacaaATATCTGAACATGTTTcagatacatttattatttagatatttatagGTTTCTATACATCAGAACCGAACTCATTCAGATCCAGAAGGATCCAACTTAAAACCCACACATAAACTTATATTATTCAAGCATGCctactttcaaaaaaaaattatacctgAAAAGAACAACTCGAATCTAAATGGATAGCCAATATTCATGCCAAACTGATTTTATAATCTATTTACGAATaccttaatgaatttaaattatatatataaagtaagatATTCTCAAATATGCATAATATCTTCATAAAGTTATATGAAAACTTTTTGGAATTTGAtatcttaattatataaatatattctacatattttatgtatataaataaaattcagGAGGatgtcatatatatttatgaaaaaaatattaaatatacataCAAGTTACATTCAAAAATTCTAATCACACGTTTATAAATGAATTCATGAATTGTTTTTACAAATTGAGGAAGATATCCTACATATTTATGAATGTatacttagattttttttttaaaatgcttccaaaaaataattttgttttttttgaaatattttaaatattttgagtttattatttcatttttaattttatttatttatatattaataaataattaattaaatttataaatgaaagtATAATGGGGTGAGTTCTGCTTTTATCTCATTTTTgaactatttttcatgtttaccttcAATAGATGGACGTTTTTACAAATTTCTAAAGTATGAAATTTTCATTAACGAGGCAAAAGACTCTTGTACCCTCactttatagatttataaatataaataattctttaaaagaataatagtaattttttatagtttcgaATTTTacgtttttaaattcaaatttttatataatttgaattatttttttaaattttaagtacttattttttaaaatctaaacccgAACCTCCAAAACATCACCGCACAAATCTAAATCttaagtctatattagttaaccttaAGAGTATAAATATCTATTTACCTCTTTAAATTTTGTGATTGGTTAAGTAAAACTTTGAAAATTTGTAGTTCCTTAATATAAGCAATCAAAAGAGTTAAAATCGGTATAACAACCGGTGCTTGATCATtgtttaaacaaaaacaaacaaccaaACAAACAAGAGACTTATGCAACTTTATacgagaagaaaaagaaaactgtaTAACTTAGTAAAATTTAGTGCAAGGGAACTCAGCTTCATCACCATCAGGCGAAATTTCACAATTCATCTAATGAGAACTCATTTTCACAAAGAATGGCTTTTCCATGCTTCGTATCCAGCATCATCCTACGAGTTGTTAATGACCTAGATATGTGACAAAGGCTGTGGATTAAAACTTTGCTAAAGAATGACAAatgtatagaaaaataaaagcaaAGGAACTTAATTATCTTCAATGAGGTGACACTGTCTCTGGGACGAGCCCTCTCTGTTTCTTATCCAGCGTCATCTTACGAGTTGTCAATGTGACAAAAGTTGTGGATTAAAACTTTTCTGCAGTTTGACAAATTTTAACATTTGCGTTTGTCAAACTTTGAAAAACTTAGCAAATCACATTATAAGAATAAATAATAGGATCAAATAATAGCCGcaaataaacatattatatatatccaaTTTAATAACCGGATATGGCAGTCTAGCGTCATCTTACGAGCTGTTAATGTGACAAAAGATGTGGAGTAAATTTTTATCGAAGTTTGACAAAGTTTAACATTTGCCTTTATCAAACTTTGAAAAACTTAGCAATCCGCATATAGATccatattatagtttttttacactgattaaaaaaacattttccaaTACATTATTGTTCTTAATTAACTATTTCCaataacttttaattaataagattttattaaacacaattgtattttttaaaaaatacaatttttcattaattaatgtattgaaaatataaaaaatgtatttttttgaaacaatttttttttctaaaaaatggacaaacaaacatattatataaatccGATTTAATAACCGGATACGgcaatattttaatgttaaaagaaaacataaacttttaaaaaatttgattagGTAGGGAAAGGAAGAGAGGCCAGTCAAGGCTTAGTTGTATAGGACTGCTCAAGCTTGTCCCAGTCAGTGTAAGGGACTTTGATAGTGTTTAACTTACAAAGCATCATTTTCGAGACATCAATCCTTTTGGTCCACTTCAAGAGCACTTGTCCACAATTTGGTGCTGTGCCCCAGTCTAAAATGTAATAGAAGATCCATCGAGATCAATTTACCTTAGAAGAAGAATTGACTGAGCCCAGAACCCAAAACGTACAGGTTTGAAGGCTAAGAACATAACAAAAGCAAAGACTAAACTTGTAGGGTTCAAAATGTCTTTCAAAATGATTTGATGTTATAGAAATTTTTGATTTGTGTGCTGACAGCTAAatataaaacaagaaagtgtTCATTTCAATGTTTATATCTTTTACAAAGAATGAACAAACAGGTAAAGTATAGAACTCATATCACTTCTTGAAAGTAAACTCCGAAAAATCAACCTTGACATGCTCagtaatctctctctcttctataATAGGACTAGCTACGTCAGCATGGGGATGATGACTATTGCTGTTATCAGAATCTGTGATCCCACGGTGACTAGAGATATTCTGAGATTCAGGATCAAAGAATTGCTGATGTCCATGGCCGTGGCCGCCAAAATCAGAGAATCTAGGAGGAGAAGGAGAGGCAGTAGAGCTTGTTTGATCAAGGCCGTGGTTTTGATAGTTTCCGCCAAAATCAGAGTATCTAGGAGGAGAAGGAGAGGCTGTGAAGCTGGTTTGTTGGTCAAGGCTGCGGTTACGATAGTTGTGGAGGAGATGCACCGGTGACATGCCATGTGTTGGTGTGGTGGGGCGACTTGAGTGAGGTGTGTTTGACCCTGAGTGTCCATGTTTGGTCTGTTTCTTGGCCGTGTGGTGCCATTTTTTCAATGCATTGGCTACCTTGTCGTTAAATATGGTCGGCCTCATTGAAGTTCCCATCTGCAGTTACGGTTTACTGTTAGAGAATCATCCTACATAGACTACTTGAGACATAAGAATGAACTATATATGTATCAATCTAGTGCATTACAGTTGGTTTTTAAGCTTGAAAAATGTCTAAACATTGTTGACATGATACCAAAACAAATccaaattatgtatattttcgaGGCTAGAGTTTTATCGACTCACtactaaaatgaaaattaatcatatgatatttatattgtaCATGATTGTATCAAACATACAAATTTAGCAATTTTAGATTATATACCTGAGTCACAAGAGCATACAGAGGTAGAGTGATGTAGCTGCATAGAACTTGTATCAATACCCTGTCATATACAACAAGAACAAGTTTTGAGTAAAGAGATACGACACATACTTAATATATAACTTCTTgaggatgacaaaaaaaaaacttcttgaGGAGTTAACAAACCCCATGGTGATCCTGATTGCTATATCTTCTGTTTTGTGGTGGAAGCAGTTCTTGAGTGTGAACTCGTACTGCAAAATCAATACCAAAACCATAACCAGTTAAATTATTGAAAACAccattttaaatgattttttttttgttttcagaaGAGATGGGTTGTTCCTCACAGTGCTCCAAACGAAGAAAGCCAGTTGAAATGCATTCTGtaagaaaaatacataaaaatatactttttagaaaaccataattcaaaaatacacaaaaacatatatatgattaattaaattagttatacCGTGAAAAGAACCAAGTGAATGAGGAAGAGAATGAAACGAGGACGACCAAACCAAAAGAGATCATCACCCGGTTCAACCACAGGAGCTCCTTTAACCACATCTCCTTTATCTTGAATCCTCAATCCTAATTTCGATATTATCACTTGAAGTTTTGCTCCTACTATTAATATCACCTTAAATTCATTAAACAAACCAACCATATAGTTAATATCATTAATCATATATGTTTCCATCACAACTTCATAACAAGACCAATTGAAAGTTTGAAGTATTGTGTCTGTAATTACTTACAACCAAAGGGAGGAAAGGTAGCCAAAAATAGGAACCCCATCCTATTATAATTTGAAAAGCAAACAGAAGTTTATGTCATTACTTAAATGACATTTGCTTAACTActtaaatgaaattataaagAATTAGGACCAACCATGTGTATTAGTCAATATGAACAAGACAGCAATGCACCATATCACTGGGCTGCAGTTCCATTCACACATAATAACTTATTTAAtaagaaatttataatatatcatGGAAAATTAGATAATTGAAAGAAAATATCAATGAGTTTGATTGACATAAAGAAGGGGCCAACCTTATACCGACAACAACTTTGAAATCTTCTTCCAAAGATCtttgaatgtatttttgaaaatcaaaacgAGCTCCACTTCCTGCTGGCAAATGCGCCTGCACCCATTCAACaagtttcaaaattaaaaattcgattccatagataaataaatatatagtaaaagtAACTTACCATTATGAAGCCATGTCTTAGAGTAAGATAATCCACTTTAGTCACTGATCCAAAGAACTGTCTAAAGAAACATGTCTGCATGCCCACAATTTATCCATTacttttttgtaattaaaaccAAATTACAGGAATACATGAAGGAAAATTTAAGgagaatatataaatgaaaacttacAATCCAGAGGGTAGAGGAAGACTTGCTCCATACATTCAAATGTCTACGTCCAAATGATGTATCTCTTGCAAATCTGAACCTCTCTGGATCTACaatatttaaaacaatcattgaatttaaatgaattaaaTAAGAGGACAGaacacatataaatataattacttGAAAAGTGATGGTACTTTCCTGTGTTAAATTGTTCATTTATATGTCAAACAAAAAGCCTGTTGTCATTGAATATTCTACTCATAAGTCTGATTatataattcaataaaaaaaaatacgaaCGTGAGAGATATGGATGAATAAACAAATCAGAGTGATAAGTGATCACGATGTTTTAACGTTTTGCCAAAGTTAAACaccgacgaaaatatttaatccGAAAAATActcgtttttgtttttgctttcttTGATTACTGCCAAAAGAAGTTTATGGCGGTGAGAAAATAGCTAATTAATATGTTTGTGCATACCATTGGCATATTGGTACTCAATTGTTTTGGTCTCTCTCTCCCATGATTTCCATTTCTTCATCTGCATATTTACATCACAAGATTAAAGACATACATAATTACATATGTACATGCACGTGTGAAAAAGGTACGAAAAATATCATGTACCTTGGTTTTTCCCAAAGCATAGGTTATAATGCAGTAGAGAATATGAAAAACAGCGAGCACGAAGATGAATATATGCAATTGGTGGATACCATATGCAGATACTAATGCTACTTTCCCCTGCAAATAgtaattcacaactaaaataaataaaaacactaacaGTATTTTCAagcataaagaaagaaaaagatcaaagtaataattaaaatataaaacatgccTTTTCTGCGCATTTGTCATAACCCTTGGTGGCTAAACTTCGACGAGGACTATAAAAGTCGTTGGAGTCATAGTCTTCAAGAATTTTGCGACCATCATCGATATAATCTTTACCATACTTAGTGCTCTCTTGGTGGCTACTACAAGGATGCCAAGTCGCAGCAATTTTTTCTGGGATGCAAATTTGGGAGACTGGTGTTTGCAATACAACAAGTAGAAGCGATATGAATCCCAGTAGCATCAATTCTATTTTCACCAGAAaccaagaagaaaaaacaaaagttagttTGTAAACTCAAATAGAAACTTGATCAGATTGTGATACAAAATGACATccaaatttatgataaaatctTTATAGAATAGTAAACTTGCCTGCTTTAACCTTTTCAAGAGCTTCATATAAAGCCTTTTTGTGCTTCTTTTTAAACCACTACAcatattaagattttttttttaaaaaaaagaaacgtcCATATTTGGATtttcaagtaaataaaaaagacaGATGATGTAATAAGTTTTGAAGGCTATATATAATGAAACTATCACTTGGagaagagcaaaaaaaaaaggagataaaTGAATACTTTGGATAATATAAAGATGGAAACATATAGGAAAATATATATACGTACGTGACCAATAAAGTGCAAGAAATATTCGATCATGATAGAGATGAAAAGAAGAACGAAGCAAACAACAGCAACAGCCCATGTTGGTGTCTCCTCTAATGATCTCTCTTTTATTGCCATTACTTTCACAACTCAAAACTTTTAACTTCCGATATGTAGATCAGCTTTTGAAGCTTCACAAGTTTTATCTATAAggagaaaatgagaaaaaaagttaTATGGCTTTTGTTCCTGTTatgtccatatatatatatggacacatgttaaactaaaacaaaatacatatatacatacattcgatgctatttctttataaaaagaaTATAAGAAAGACAAGCACGTGAATGCCgcaattatatattatttttaattattaaaaactaaGGAAACGAAGACTTTTGACTTATTCAAAGAGGACTTGAGATGAAGATGTTTTACAAGTAGTGCTGGGAAGCGGAGTAAATCCGCTCACTTGTTCTATCCTACTGTGCATTagtagtttttatcaaaaaaaaaaatgtataatttgtaaaaaaattagtaCACTTACATCCGTTTGTTGAATTTGTAAATAATCCGCGAGATCTGCAtatcataattatttaaaaaaatattttaacaaaaatatttttattaaaatattttaaatactataAAATAAGGGGAAatacctatttaaaaatatataaaattttagataatatatctatctatatataatatagtatttatataaaaattgataaataataaaaatattttcatttttataaagattttggattaattgataattatatatatatcttataaaatatattaattggtATGTGGCACGTTTCAAAAATATGCATCTGTCTCGTAAAAGAAATTTATTACTTTTTGACCTGCATCAGTCAGCGGCCGAGCCTGagaattttgattaaaattttcAGCACTATTTAGGAGACTGGTATCGCCGTGTGAACGACCACTTCTAAACTCATACATTAACACGACTTTcaattataaaaatcaaataaaatgtgCAGTCGTTGTGAAAGAGACAGAAAGTTTGTTGTGAGACTACATtcatcatgatttttttttttttttaacactaaaGATGATTATATTAACATCAACACCAAGTTACAGACCGGCGATTACATGCAATCCCGGTATACAAGTCCGGCGGATTAGACTTACATCCCCGGAAACAGAAACCCACATGAGGGACACAATATTAAACATCAAACCAGACCGAGAGATAACTACAGCACAAGCTAACATCtagaaacatcaaaaacaataaaaaacagATCCAGAAGGCAGATAGAACCGATTGCATGTAGACTTGAGAACCTTGGAGAGACAGAACGATGGAGACAAACTTAATCAAACCATCGAGTCTAGAAACCTCCTATAGTGAATGGCCCAAACAATTTATAAACCAAAGCAGCAAGATCCGGGAGATCAAAGGAACAATTTATTTTCTTGTCTACAAACCGGAGACGGCGAAGTCGTAGAGAAGACGACAGGGAACGCCAACTTGAAGCTTAACGAAAGAACAGATCTCGATCAGATCTAAAGGTTAATGACAAGGAGCGAATGCATTCATcatgattatatatatgaattttacaaagAAATTTGGCAGTTATTAAGAATGACAATGTTATATAAAAACCCTTTAACAAAAAACAATGTTTAtataaccaacaaaaaaaatctttcagaATCTTTTCAGTTTTAGcaaggaaaaaaggaaaaaaaaagatatttcaaaAGAGAAATAAATCAAGGTGGTGTAGTCCAATGATACTGTTCGATTGGTAGATAACTCGTCATCCTGTAAATCAAAGCTAGGAAACAAAATCGTACCACCTACGAGAGACATCTCGTTTGTCAATAAGAAAAAGTGGCCAACCATTAACGGGAGTAAAATTTGAAGTGGTCATGAGTTAATTATCCCTTCTACTTAAATATGCTTTATAAAAGCCAGTAAATTGCTTAATTCTTGTTTACCGTAAGATAATTACGTGATATTTATAACGGCTTACCCAAATAGTGTTATTGACAAAATGAGTTacgttttcaaa encodes:
- the LOC106438100 gene encoding MLO-like protein 12, giving the protein MAIKERSLEETPTWAVAVVCFVLLFISIMIEYFLHFIGHWFKKKHKKALYEALEKVKAELMLLGFISLLLVVLQTPVSQICIPEKIAATWHPCSSHQESTKYGKDYIDDGRKILEDYDSNDFYSPRRSLATKGYDKCAEKGKVALVSAYGIHQLHIFIFVLAVFHILYCIITYALGKTKMKKWKSWERETKTIEYQYANDPERFRFARDTSFGRRHLNVWSKSSSTLWITCFFRQFFGSVTKVDYLTLRHGFIMAHLPAGSGARFDFQKYIQRSLEEDFKVVVGISPVIWCIAVLFILTNTHGWGSYFWLPFLPLVVILIVGAKLQVIISKLGLRIQDKGDVVKGAPVVEPGDDLFWFGRPRFILFLIHLVLFTNAFQLAFFVWSTYEFTLKNCFHHKTEDIAIRITMGVLIQVLCSYITLPLYALVTQMGTSMRPTIFNDKVANALKKWHHTAKKQTKHGHSGSNTPHSSRPTTPTHGMSPVHLLHNYRNRSLDQQTSFTASPSPPRYSDFGGNYQNHGLDQTSSTASPSPPRFSDFGGHGHGHQQFFDPESQNISSHRGITDSDNSNSHHPHADVASPIIEEREITEHVKVDFSEFTFKK